One Fuerstiella marisgermanici DNA window includes the following coding sequences:
- a CDS encoding formylglycine-generating enzyme family protein codes for MKHFLPAIAVLLVAAAGFTGVLFYSNTTADRPAPEVARAEPADTPAATAEADESATSEDSAAATIDPAIACNALGVPIPVVRDTSALHDPAVVKKIKNKVPGDVHRKLVKEQPTDLPADLKQRTEGMVWIPGGVAVMGGDTGPPDEEPPHPIAIDGFWMDVTEVTNRQFKEFVDATGYVTLPERKPELRSIQPGSGLDNIAIQEEFNVPGSICSLQLNSREDIDPSKGAYSWWQYMPGADWKHPEGPDSSIDDRMDHPVVHVSWPDAKAYCEWAGKQLPTEAQWEYAARGGMDGNFYPWGNIRTPDGEWKQNIWQGTFPIEDTAEDGFKTTAPVATFPPNAFGLHDMSGNVWEWCADYYQPDYYVTSPIHNPPGPDSSFDPQEPGIIKRVQRGGSFMCSDQYCIGYRVSARMKGEEDTGAFHTGFRCVVEPPK; via the coding sequence ATGAAACACTTCCTCCCCGCCATCGCCGTGCTGCTCGTCGCTGCCGCTGGATTTACCGGAGTGCTGTTCTATTCGAACACCACGGCCGACCGCCCTGCCCCGGAAGTTGCTCGTGCAGAACCCGCTGACACCCCCGCAGCTACAGCAGAAGCGGACGAATCCGCAACGTCAGAAGACTCGGCCGCCGCAACGATTGATCCGGCCATAGCCTGCAATGCGTTGGGCGTTCCCATTCCCGTCGTTCGCGATACGTCTGCGTTGCATGACCCGGCTGTCGTCAAAAAGATCAAGAACAAAGTTCCTGGCGACGTGCATAGAAAACTTGTGAAGGAGCAACCAACTGACCTTCCCGCCGACTTGAAGCAGCGCACTGAAGGCATGGTCTGGATTCCCGGCGGAGTTGCCGTTATGGGCGGCGACACCGGCCCGCCCGACGAAGAACCGCCTCATCCCATCGCCATCGACGGCTTCTGGATGGACGTCACCGAAGTCACAAACCGTCAGTTCAAAGAATTCGTCGACGCCACCGGCTACGTCACTCTGCCGGAACGTAAACCGGAACTCCGCAGCATTCAGCCAGGCTCCGGTCTCGACAACATTGCGATTCAGGAAGAGTTCAACGTGCCGGGTTCTATTTGCAGCCTGCAACTGAACAGCCGCGAAGATATCGATCCGTCCAAAGGAGCTTACAGTTGGTGGCAATACATGCCCGGAGCTGACTGGAAGCATCCCGAAGGCCCGGACAGCAGCATTGATGATCGGATGGACCACCCCGTGGTTCACGTGAGCTGGCCGGACGCGAAGGCTTACTGCGAATGGGCGGGCAAACAACTTCCGACGGAAGCTCAATGGGAATACGCAGCTCGAGGCGGCATGGACGGCAACTTCTATCCGTGGGGCAACATTCGCACGCCCGACGGAGAATGGAAGCAGAACATCTGGCAGGGCACGTTCCCTATCGAAGATACAGCCGAAGACGGCTTCAAGACAACGGCTCCCGTGGCCACGTTTCCACCAAACGCCTTCGGTCTGCACGACATGAGCGGCAACGTATGGGAATGGTGTGCCGACTATTACCAGCCCGACTATTACGTCACGAGTCCCATTCACAACCCGCCCGGCCCGGACAGCAGCTTCGACCCTCAGGAACCCGGCATCATCAAGCGAGTCCAGCGCGGAGGCAGCTTCATGTGCAGCGATCAATACTGCATCGGTTACCGAGTCAGCGCCAGAATGAAAGGCGAAGAAGACACCGGCGCATTTCATACGGGGTTTCGGTGTGTCGTTGAGCCACCAAAGTAG
- a CDS encoding sugar phosphate isomerase/epimerase family protein codes for MSLRLAVATEDLNASLKKAISLAAASEVQGVRLNSRSEVSAAEATESSIRQILLYVKERQMNVAGLMCPTRHSLYDPEYLEPRLDIIRKSMTLARKLETADLLVRCGRIPDPTATPAPAEAAPSIDDQANPFAFATAPESSGPTPATQFTQLCEILNDLTRHGNHVGCTLNLQLSSYNQPLIKRLFAEVKAGPLGIVFDTATAVMTGAPVVGTFRDLYQHVGYIRARDALSDVDGAGVEVAHGDGVVDWIQFLPTLEEADYTNWVCVERGGGDQRAEDVRHGVSELKALIPDPGN; via the coding sequence ATGTCACTTCGACTGGCCGTTGCAACCGAAGACCTCAACGCATCCCTGAAGAAAGCCATCAGCCTGGCCGCCGCCAGCGAAGTTCAGGGCGTGCGGCTGAATTCGCGATCAGAAGTCTCGGCCGCCGAGGCCACGGAATCCTCAATCCGCCAGATTTTGCTGTACGTCAAAGAACGTCAGATGAACGTGGCCGGGCTTATGTGCCCGACGCGGCATTCTCTTTATGACCCGGAATACCTCGAACCGCGGCTGGACATCATCCGCAAGTCGATGACACTGGCCCGCAAGCTGGAAACCGCCGATTTGCTCGTGCGCTGCGGTCGCATTCCCGATCCCACAGCTACTCCGGCCCCGGCTGAGGCCGCTCCCAGCATTGACGACCAGGCCAACCCGTTCGCATTCGCCACCGCGCCGGAATCTTCCGGCCCCACGCCGGCGACTCAGTTCACTCAGCTTTGTGAAATCCTGAACGACCTCACACGCCACGGCAACCACGTGGGTTGCACGCTGAACCTGCAACTGTCGAGCTACAACCAACCGCTGATTAAGCGGCTATTCGCAGAAGTGAAAGCCGGCCCGCTAGGCATCGTATTCGACACGGCCACGGCGGTCATGACCGGAGCCCCCGTCGTGGGCACATTCCGAGACCTCTACCAGCACGTCGGCTACATTAGAGCTCGCGACGCCCTCAGCGACGTCGATGGAGCGGGCGTTGAAGTGGCTCATGGCGACGGCGTGGTTGACTGGATTCAGTTTCTGCCTACTCTGGAAGAAGCAGACTACACCAACTGGGTGTGTGTCGAACGCGGGGGCGGTGACCAGCGAGCTGAAGACGTGCGCCACGGCGTTTCTGAGCTGAAAGCGTTGATTCCTGATCCCGGCAATTGA
- a CDS encoding Nif3-like dinuclear metal center hexameric protein yields the protein MTTVSDAIAFLEKFAPPDLAETWDNVGLLVGRRDSHVEKIMTCLTLTPDVAAEALEKDVQLVVSHHPVLFRGAKQITDATSEGRMLLDLIENEVAVYSPHTSFDSAELGINQQLAESFGLLEIVPLRPREEGDSGDGGAELGSGRVGRLASAIDLKAFLTMLRTVVAADYVEFSGNLENSVERVAVACGSAAEFLEDAIRLGCDTFVTGEARFHSALQARGANVNLVLLGHYSSERPAVQRLAEILSAEFSEANIFASAVETDPLAVYSE from the coding sequence ATGACGACAGTTAGCGATGCAATCGCATTCCTTGAGAAGTTTGCGCCTCCCGATTTGGCGGAAACCTGGGACAACGTGGGCCTGCTGGTCGGGCGGCGGGATAGCCACGTCGAGAAAATTATGACATGCCTGACGCTGACGCCCGACGTCGCGGCAGAAGCCCTTGAGAAAGACGTGCAGTTAGTCGTCTCTCATCACCCCGTGCTTTTTCGCGGGGCAAAACAGATCACGGATGCGACAAGTGAAGGCCGCATGTTGTTGGATTTGATCGAAAACGAAGTCGCCGTCTACAGCCCTCACACCAGCTTCGACAGCGCCGAACTGGGAATCAACCAGCAGTTGGCGGAGTCGTTTGGGCTTCTTGAAATCGTACCATTGCGTCCGCGGGAGGAAGGGGACTCCGGTGATGGCGGAGCCGAATTGGGCAGCGGCCGAGTGGGGCGATTGGCGTCAGCGATTGACCTCAAAGCATTTTTGACGATGCTCCGGACGGTGGTTGCGGCCGACTATGTTGAATTCAGCGGGAACCTTGAAAACTCAGTAGAACGCGTCGCCGTCGCATGCGGTTCAGCCGCGGAGTTCCTGGAAGATGCGATCCGGCTTGGTTGCGACACCTTTGTCACGGGGGAAGCTCGCTTTCATTCCGCTTTGCAAGCACGCGGTGCGAACGTCAACCTTGTGCTGCTGGGGCATTATTCCAGCGAACGGCCAGCGGTTCAACGCTTGGCAGAGATTCTCAGCGCGGAGTTCTCTGAGGCCAATATTTTTGCGAGCGCTGTCGAAACAGATCCGTTGGCGGTGTATTCAGAATGA
- a CDS encoding DUF983 domain-containing protein, with product MSNEQDENSMDADTQTLPLGTALKRGLLLRCPLCGDGRLFRRFISMYERCSNCGFKFERGPGYFLGSTYINYGVTALLTTVSYVVLHFGLRWHNEILLPGLAAFCLIFPLVFFRYARSMWLSVDCCVDRVEAQEHSTSGGGKPRESKDKNNSD from the coding sequence ATGAGCAACGAGCAGGACGAAAATTCGATGGATGCCGATACGCAGACGCTACCGCTCGGCACCGCCTTGAAACGGGGGCTACTGCTGCGATGTCCTCTTTGCGGAGACGGTCGTCTCTTCCGCCGATTCATAAGCATGTATGAGCGGTGTTCGAATTGCGGCTTTAAATTTGAGCGGGGTCCGGGCTACTTTCTGGGATCGACCTACATCAATTATGGTGTGACCGCGTTGCTGACAACGGTCAGTTATGTGGTCCTTCATTTCGGGCTGCGATGGCACAATGAGATCTTGTTGCCAGGTTTGGCGGCATTTTGCCTGATTTTCCCTCTCGTTTTCTTCCGCTACGCCCGATCAATGTGGCTGTCAGTGGATTGCTGTGTGGATCGAGTGGAAGCTCAGGAGCACAGCACAAGCGGTGGTGGGAAGCCGCGCGAATCAAAAGACAAAAATAATAGCGATTGA